A genomic segment from Candidatus Omnitrophota bacterium encodes:
- a CDS encoding serine hydroxymethyltransferase yields MESLKHIKNTDPEIYNAITKEIVRQEDNLELIASENFTSLAILEAQGSVFTNKYAEGYPHRRWYGGCENVDVAESLAIERAKKIFGGDHVNVQAHSGTQANMAIYFTALELGDTVLAMDLSAGGHLSHGLPHNFSGMFYKIVGYGVSPKTESLDYDVILDLAKKHKPKMILAGASAYPRTIDFKKFREIADKVGALLFVDMAHIAGLVAAGIHPNPVPFADFVTSTTHKTLRGPRGGFIICKEQFAKKLDSRVFPGIQGGPLMHVIAAKAICFKEALTPEFKAYQEQIVRNSKELAKAMADNGYRIVSGGTDTHLSLVDLSKKSITGAEASTVLGHAGITVNKNLIPFDKNTPATTSGIRLGTAAVTTRKMKEPEMRKIAELINRTVEYRDNLEEINKIRQEVLKLTKSFPLYPELKV; encoded by the coding sequence ATGGAATCTCTAAAACATATAAAAAATACCGATCCGGAAATTTATAACGCGATAACAAAAGAAATCGTAAGGCAGGAAGATAACCTGGAATTGATTGCTTCAGAAAATTTTACTTCTTTGGCGATTCTTGAGGCACAAGGCTCGGTTTTTACCAATAAATATGCCGAGGGTTATCCGCACAGGCGCTGGTATGGAGGATGCGAGAATGTGGATGTGGCTGAAAGCCTTGCAATTGAACGCGCTAAGAAAATTTTTGGAGGCGACCACGTTAATGTGCAGGCGCATTCAGGCACACAGGCAAATATGGCGATTTATTTTACGGCGCTTGAACTTGGGGATACGGTCCTTGCAATGGATTTATCCGCCGGAGGCCATCTTTCGCATGGCCTGCCGCATAATTTCTCAGGGATGTTTTATAAAATCGTAGGTTACGGAGTAAGCCCTAAAACAGAATCTTTGGATTACGACGTTATCTTGGACTTGGCGAAAAAACATAAACCAAAGATGATTTTGGCAGGGGCTTCTGCATATCCAAGGACGATTGATTTTAAGAAATTCCGCGAAATAGCAGATAAAGTCGGTGCTCTTCTTTTTGTGGATATGGCGCATATTGCAGGGCTTGTTGCAGCAGGGATCCATCCAAATCCTGTGCCTTTCGCTGATTTCGTAACATCAACCACACATAAAACTCTTCGCGGACCGCGCGGAGGATTCATAATCTGCAAAGAGCAATTTGCAAAAAAACTTGATTCAAGAGTTTTCCCGGGAATTCAAGGCGGCCCATTAATGCATGTTATTGCTGCTAAGGCAATTTGTTTTAAAGAGGCGCTAACCCCGGAATTTAAAGCTTATCAGGAGCAGATTGTAAGAAACTCAAAAGAGCTTGCCAAGGCTATGGCTGATAATGGATACAGGATTGTTTCTGGTGGGACAGACACCCATTTGTCTTTGGTTGATTTAAGTAAGAAGAGCATAACTGGAGCAGAGGCCTCTACTGTTTTAGGCCACGCCGGTATTACGGTAAACAAGAATTTAATCCCGTTTGATAAAAATACGCCGGCAACAACCAGCGGGATTCGTTTAGGAACTGCCGCGGTAACGACCCGTAAGATGAAGGAACCTGAAATGCGGAAAATTGCGGAGTTAATCAATAGAACGGTAGAATACAGGGATAATCTGGAAGAAATAAATAAGATCAGGCAAGAAGTATTAAAACTAACAAAGAGTTTTCCGCTTTATCCGGAGTTAAAAGTCTAA
- a CDS encoding cytidine/deoxycytidylate deaminase family protein, with translation MKKKNIRNQTLKHVRPSWDEYFLEVAGLVSKRATCLRRRVGAVLVKDKRILATGYNGAPSGLKHCLEIGCIREKLNVPSGQRHELCRALHAEQNALIQASLYGISVRGSTLYATNQPCIICAKMLINAGIKEIVIAEGYPDEMAMDFLKQAKINIRKIR, from the coding sequence ATGAAAAAAAAGAATATTAGAAACCAAACGTTAAAACATGTGCGTCCTAGTTGGGATGAATATTTTTTGGAAGTAGCAGGTTTAGTTTCAAAAAGAGCGACCTGTTTACGTAGAAGAGTGGGGGCTGTTTTGGTTAAGGATAAAAGAATTTTGGCGACCGGTTATAATGGCGCTCCCAGTGGGCTTAAACATTGCCTTGAGATAGGTTGTATCAGGGAGAAGCTAAACGTCCCTTCGGGGCAGCGGCATGAGCTTTGCCGGGCGCTTCATGCTGAGCAAAATGCTTTAATCCAGGCTTCTTTATATGGCATTAGCGTCAGAGGAAGCACGCTTTATGCAACAAATCAGCCTTGTATTATCTGTGCCAAGATGCTGATAAACGCAGGTATCAAAGAAATTGTAATCGCTGAAGGCTATCCTGATGAAATGGCAATGGATTTTTTAAAACAAGCGAAAATAAATATTAGAAAAATAAGATGA
- the nrdR gene encoding transcriptional regulator NrdR has product MKCPCCGYKEDKVVDSRATAEDSAIRRRRECLKCGKRFTTYEYIEEVSLMVVKKDGRREPFDRKKILSGIMRACEKRPVSMEKMEEVVAQIERAIQRKSDREVSSVRVGELVIEKLKVLDDVAYVRFASVYRQFKDVGQFMTELKDMLGSKKKKNRK; this is encoded by the coding sequence ATGAAGTGTCCCTGCTGCGGTTATAAAGAAGACAAAGTTGTAGATTCCCGTGCAACCGCGGAAGATTCTGCTATCAGGCGTAGGAGGGAATGCCTTAAGTGCGGTAAGCGCTTTACGACTTACGAATACATAGAAGAAGTTTCTTTGATGGTCGTGAAAAAGGACGGCCGGCGCGAGCCGTTTGACAGGAAAAAAATTCTCTCTGGTATTATGCGCGCCTGCGAAAAGCGCCCGGTAAGCATGGAAAAGATGGAAGAGGTGGTTGCTCAAATTGAGCGTGCCATCCAAAGGAAATCCGACCGTGAAGTTTCCAGTGTCCGCGTAGGAGAGCTGGTAATAGAAAAATTAAAAGTTTTAGATGATGTTGCCTATGTCCGTTTTGCCTCTGTGTACAGGCAGTTTAAAGACGTAGGGCAGTTCATGACAGAATTAAAAGATATGCTTGGCTCTAAAAAGAAGAAGAATAGAAAATAA
- a CDS encoding bifunctional nuclease family protein, whose product MELNKIVIDEKRHDQLIVLKERNGDRLLPIVIGLAEASAIKLKISGFNPPRPLTHDLLHSTIENLDAKIDKIIIDKLEENTFHAKIVIKTSAGHQKIIDARPSDSIALAVRAHTPIFVEDEIIKQAKNFNTNK is encoded by the coding sequence ATGGAATTAAATAAAATCGTAATTGATGAAAAAAGGCATGACCAGCTGATAGTTTTAAAAGAAAGAAACGGAGACCGCCTTTTACCGATAGTAATTGGTTTAGCTGAGGCCTCAGCGATAAAATTAAAGATTAGCGGTTTTAATCCGCCACGGCCCTTAACTCATGATTTATTGCACTCAACTATTGAAAACTTAGATGCAAAAATAGATAAGATTATTATTGATAAGCTGGAAGAAAATACTTTTCATGCAAAGATTGTCATAAAGACTTCTGCCGGGCATCAAAAAATAATAGATGCCCGTCCATCCGACAGCATTGCCTTGGCAGTAAGGGCTCACACGCCGATATTCGTTGAAGACGAAATCATAAAACAGGCAAAGAATTTTAACACGAATAAATAA
- a CDS encoding HD domain-containing protein: protein MNTPLKFSSEEISLLRKVYSFSKENKIKLFLVGGFLRDSLIGLKKKNPDFDFCLKENAISFGKKLSLKLKCGFFVLDKEHGACRLVKNTKDKVYTFDFTDFRGRDLEDDLIHRDFTCNALALALESVFESGDLKPFLIDPTEGIKDLRKKIIRLAGKEAFVEDPLRILRAFSFSAQLGFKIHPEVLKSARNSRKLLEKVSGERIRDELFKVFDSNDAYKHFALIDKLNILEVIFPEIKKMRGIGKGAYHHLDVWDHTMEALKQLEMLYSQFEKNELIRGFLDEVIAGPRKRRSLLKFGVLLHDIGKPKALRHKQGKIIFHGHERIGLDFTKEIVQRLKLSNDELNSLKTMVLWHLRPGYLGDQEELTPRAKFRYFRDTGKEALSVLLLSIADQRATRGPLTTNASRVQHEKTCLGLIKEYFRKQKQKKFVRLINGDDLISRFKLAPSPLFGKVLKEVEELQAIGKIRSKQEAFAQAGRIIKSQKA from the coding sequence ATGAATACCCCTCTTAAATTCTCTTCGGAAGAAATAAGCCTTCTTCGGAAAGTCTATTCTTTCTCAAAGGAAAATAAAATCAAACTTTTTCTTGTCGGAGGCTTCTTGCGTGATTCTCTCATAGGTTTAAAGAAGAAAAACCCTGATTTTGACTTTTGCTTAAAAGAAAATGCCATAAGCTTTGGAAAGAAGCTGAGCTTGAAGTTAAAATGCGGTTTTTTTGTTTTAGATAAAGAGCACGGAGCCTGCAGGCTGGTTAAAAATACAAAAGACAAGGTTTATACTTTTGATTTTACGGATTTTCGCGGACGGGATTTGGAAGATGACCTTATCCATCGTGATTTTACCTGTAATGCCTTAGCACTTGCATTAGAAAGCGTATTTGAAAGCGGAGATTTAAAACCTTTCTTAATTGATCCAACCGAAGGGATTAAAGATTTAAGGAAAAAGATAATTAGATTGGCGGGTAAAGAGGCTTTTGTTGAGGACCCTTTAAGAATATTACGAGCTTTTAGTTTTTCAGCGCAGCTTGGGTTTAAAATCCATCCGGAAGTATTGAAGTCCGCGCGGAATTCAAGAAAATTATTGGAAAAGGTTTCTGGAGAGCGTATCCGGGATGAATTATTTAAAGTTTTTGATAGTAATGATGCTTATAAACATTTTGCGCTTATTGATAAATTAAATATTTTAGAAGTAATCTTTCCTGAGATAAAGAAAATGCGTGGGATAGGCAAGGGTGCGTATCATCATCTGGATGTATGGGATCATACCATGGAAGCGCTCAAGCAATTAGAAATGCTTTATTCTCAATTTGAAAAGAATGAGTTAATACGGGGTTTTCTGGATGAGGTGATTGCCGGTCCGCGTAAGCGCCGAAGCCTGCTTAAATTTGGCGTGTTATTGCATGATATAGGTAAGCCGAAAGCCTTGCGGCATAAGCAAGGCAAAATAATATTCCATGGGCATGAAAGAATCGGATTGGATTTCACTAAAGAAATAGTTCAAAGGTTAAAGCTTTCTAATGACGAACTAAACTCTTTGAAGACGATGGTGTTATGGCATTTAAGGCCAGGTTACTTGGGAGATCAGGAAGAGCTTACGCCAAGAGCAAAGTTCAGGTATTTTCGCGATACTGGCAAGGAAGCGCTTAGTGTCCTGTTGCTCTCAATCGCAGATCAGAGGGCAACAAGAGGGCCTCTTACTACAAATGCTTCCAGGGTTCAGCATGAAAAAACCTGTCTTGGTTTAATTAAGGAATATTTCAGGAAGCAAAAGCAAAAGAAATTTGTGCGGCTAATAAACGGGGATGATTTGATAAGTAGATTTAAATTAGCTCCGTCCCCATTATTCGGGAAGGTTTTGAAAGAAGTTGAAGAGCTGCAGGCGATAGGGAAGATTAGAAGCAAACAAGAGGCATTTGCACAAGCCGGCAGGATTATCAAAAGCCAAAAGGCTTAA
- a CDS encoding DUF748 domain-containing protein has protein sequence MNKRILKKRIFISIFVLILIVCLSIFYLNTFYLPTKIKFLIVRALKEQTHKEVTLESLQFNIFKGLVLEKLSIYDSKKNFLSLEEASCNFFLPPIFKKTIIIPSLRVKSPVLLIERRNDKTFNIQDLFSGLDKPSKESKFNFSVYKVSVIDGTIHFYDYSLSEPFSKDIEHINLNLYFSLPAAVKFNLKTQISANPEIKIISSGEYNIPKNEFIGKASFQNVSVKDFIPYYSNSGFDVTGGLVDAMVNLKFKDNLITASLGVDNKNLEFSKNGILAKLNSKIDAQAQYNINDKLFGYSGKASIMDAEVSGVEQIGTISLIKAEEVIFSDKGIKSDNLSATILGFPVKAKGFLNNYDNPEFGIDLQSSLSLAAIKQILAEEFKFKLPGELTGAGNLTVHLESSQKQPKNLQLSGNLILQNGVLKLDNVKSPFEQISGRLDFSQNQLKWTDIRLNYLGSMYKLNGALTNFASPGIQLKLASDSLNFDSSIAVNNKLITITDLTGRYFNSEFRVSGELDTKEKGKINAALSGDLEVNLQDLKEPLKQFKSTLDILKPSGMAQAQFDLKGDLNDFKNCNLRGRISSKTLSLYDLKPNSLTLNYSQSDGTIDIHSIEILLYGGIISANAKLDLTSEGMPYSVTFDAQKIKLEELRKDIAATKNQDIAGLLKVQCKLNGLSGDFSKLEGLGQILVSEGRLWQLDLFKGLGAMLFSKDFSKIIFSEGSCTFTIKDKYISTEDLKLKSSIANLTGNVKIGFDSSIDSSLDVEVFSDMVPLTGTFKDVTTAIVGEAGRFGVIKITGTLKEPKYKFKAAVADIIKGIKNVFFGK, from the coding sequence ATGAATAAGCGCATTTTGAAGAAAAGAATATTCATTTCCATTTTTGTTTTGATTCTGATTGTTTGTTTAAGTATTTTTTATTTAAATACGTTTTACCTGCCTACCAAGATAAAATTTCTCATCGTTAGGGCCCTTAAAGAGCAAACCCATAAAGAAGTAACCCTTGAATCTTTGCAATTTAATATATTTAAGGGGCTTGTGTTAGAGAAGCTTTCAATCTATGATAGCAAAAAGAATTTTCTTAGCTTAGAAGAGGCTTCCTGTAATTTCTTTTTACCCCCGATTTTCAAAAAAACCATAATCATTCCCAGCTTAAGGGTAAAATCGCCTGTTTTGTTGATAGAAAGAAGGAATGATAAAACATTCAATATCCAGGATTTATTTTCCGGGCTTGATAAGCCCTCTAAAGAATCAAAGTTTAACTTTTCAGTATACAAGGTTAGTGTTATAGACGGAACGATTCATTTCTACGATTATTCTTTATCCGAACCTTTCTCTAAAGATATTGAGCATATAAACTTAAATCTTTATTTTTCTCTTCCTGCCGCAGTTAAATTTAATTTAAAAACTCAAATTAGCGCAAATCCTGAGATAAAAATTATTTCTTCAGGAGAATACAATATCCCTAAGAATGAATTTATCGGTAAGGCATCCTTTCAGAATGTTTCAGTAAAAGATTTTATCCCATATTATAGTAATTCGGGTTTTGATGTAACAGGCGGATTGGTTGATGCAATGGTTAATTTAAAATTTAAAGATAATCTTATAACTGCTTCCTTGGGGGTTGATAATAAGAATCTGGAATTTTCCAAAAACGGTATTTTAGCAAAACTAAATTCTAAAATTGACGCGCAAGCCCAATATAACATTAATGATAAATTGTTTGGATATTCGGGTAAAGCATCTATTATGGATGCGGAAGTCTCCGGAGTTGAACAGATAGGGACTATAAGTTTGATTAAAGCAGAAGAAGTAATATTCAGCGATAAAGGGATAAAATCTGACAATTTAAGCGCAACTATTTTAGGATTTCCGGTTAAGGCGAAAGGCTTTTTAAATAATTATGATAATCCAGAGTTTGGTATTGATTTGCAGTCTTCGTTAAGCCTTGCGGCTATCAAGCAGATTCTTGCAGAAGAGTTTAAATTCAAGCTGCCCGGAGAATTAACCGGCGCTGGAAATCTGACGGTTCATCTTGAATCTAGCCAGAAGCAGCCTAAGAACTTGCAGTTAAGCGGTAATTTAATTTTACAAAATGGGGTTTTAAAACTGGATAATGTAAAATCTCCTTTTGAGCAAATAAGCGGCAGGCTTGATTTTTCCCAAAATCAACTTAAATGGACAGACATTAGGTTGAATTATTTAGGAAGCATGTATAAGTTAAATGGAGCTTTGACTAATTTTGCCTCTCCCGGGATTCAGTTGAAGCTTGCTTCGGATAGCCTTAATTTTGATTCAAGCATAGCTGTTAACAACAAGCTTATAACTATAACGGATTTAACAGGCAGGTATTTTAATTCTGAGTTTCGTGTCTCAGGCGAACTTGATACAAAAGAAAAAGGGAAAATTAATGCTGCTTTGAGTGGAGATTTAGAAGTTAACTTGCAGGATTTGAAAGAACCTTTGAAGCAATTTAAGAGCACTTTGGATATCTTAAAGCCATCGGGTATGGCGCAGGCCCAATTTGATTTAAAAGGGGATTTGAATGATTTTAAAAACTGTAATCTTCGGGGGAGGATCTCAAGTAAAACTTTATCGCTTTATGATCTAAAACCTAATAGCCTTACCCTTAATTATTCCCAGTCGGATGGCACTATTGATATCCACTCAATAGAGATCCTGCTTTATGGGGGGATTATTTCTGCAAATGCTAAACTTGATTTGACTTCGGAAGGTATGCCTTATTCTGTAACATTTGATGCACAGAAGATTAAACTAGAAGAATTAAGAAAGGATATCGCCGCGACAAAAAATCAGGATATCGCCGGGCTTCTTAAAGTCCAATGTAAATTAAATGGGCTTTCAGGTGATTTTTCCAAATTAGAAGGTTTAGGCCAAATTCTTGTTTCGGAAGGCAGGCTTTGGCAGTTGGATTTGTTTAAAGGGCTTGGAGCTATGCTTTTTTCTAAGGATTTCTCAAAAATTATTTTTAGTGAAGGCTCCTGCACTTTTACTATCAAAGATAAATATATTTCTACCGAAGATCTTAAGTTAAAGAGCAGCATTGCGAATCTAACAGGGAATGTGAAAATAGGTTTTGATAGTAGCATTGATTCGTCTTTAGATGTAGAGGTGTTTAGCGACATGGTCCCTTTAACCGGGACATTCAAGGATGTAACTACGGCAATCGTAGGAGAAGCAGGGAGGTTTGGTGTCATAAAGATTACCGGTACATTGAAAGAGCCGAAATATAAATTTAAGGCAGCGGTTGCGGATATAATCAAAGGAATAAAAAATGTATTCTTTGGAAAATAG
- a CDS encoding endonuclease III: MDKIVKTIKLIEKSIHKFTIPSVTLVSRKNDPYRVLISCILSLRTKDKATVEATHRLFKVADSPKSMVKLSQLQLQKIIYPVGFYRNKSKAILDLSNKIINDFNSKVPSNIEDLLSLRGVGRKTANLVLGLGFKIPAICVDTHVHRISNRLGWVKTNNPEETEEALKKIIPEALWISLNTTLVTFGQNLCVPISPYCSRCNVFRLCKRVGVKKFR, translated from the coding sequence GTGGATAAAATTGTTAAAACTATAAAGCTGATAGAAAAATCAATCCATAAATTTACTATTCCTTCCGTAACCCTTGTTTCAAGAAAGAACGATCCTTACCGAGTATTGATTTCCTGTATATTAAGCCTGCGCACAAAAGATAAGGCTACAGTTGAAGCAACGCATAGATTATTTAAGGTTGCAGATAGCCCTAAAAGTATGGTAAAATTATCTCAATTGCAATTACAAAAGATAATCTATCCGGTTGGTTTTTACCGTAATAAGTCCAAGGCTATCTTGGATTTAAGTAATAAGATTATCAATGATTTTAATAGCAAGGTTCCTTCTAATATAGAGGATTTGCTTTCTTTAAGGGGCGTTGGTAGGAAAACCGCAAATTTAGTTTTAGGACTGGGGTTTAAAATCCCGGCAATTTGCGTAGATACACATGTGCATAGAATATCAAATCGGTTAGGGTGGGTGAAAACAAACAATCCCGAAGAAACCGAAGAAGCGCTTAAAAAGATTATCCCGGAAGCTCTTTGGATTAGTTTAAATACTACGCTTGTTACTTTTGGGCAAAATTTGTGCGTTCCAATTTCTCCATATTGCAGCAGATGCAATGTGTTTAGGCTTTGCAAAAGAGTAGGTGTTAAGAAATTTCGCTAA
- a CDS encoding TrpB-like pyridoxal phosphate-dependent enzyme — MQPNKFLLRDDEIPKQWYNLAADLPTSPLPPLGPDGNPVKPELLAKVFPMNLIEQEVSTQRWIDIPEEVLEILMRWRPAPLRRAVYLEKYLKTPAHIYYKDESVSPPGSHKPNTAVAQAWYNKKFGIKKLTTETGAGQWGSALAFACNLIGLECKIYMVRISFDQKPLRKIMMQVWGGQCIASPSNQTKAGREILKKTPDTPGSLGMAISEAVEEAVGDESGQTRYCLGSVLNHVLLHQTIIGLEAKKQLKLAGEKQADVVIGCVGGGSNFAGLAFPFVLDKINGARIEIIPTEPTACPTMTRGPFAYDYGDVAGFTPLLAMHTLGHNFVPAPIHAGGLRYHGVAPLVSQTIVEGLCKPRAYDQIKCYESAILWARTEGMICAPETSHAIAGAIDEAIKAKEEGKEKVILFNYSGHGLMDLLGYDKFISGQLSEYALPDDDLERCMEAIGKFPKAAKRKTGKW; from the coding sequence ATGCAGCCGAATAAGTTTTTACTTCGCGATGATGAAATCCCTAAACAATGGTATAATCTTGCCGCGGACCTTCCGACTTCACCTCTTCCTCCTTTAGGGCCTGATGGAAATCCTGTTAAACCCGAGTTACTCGCAAAAGTTTTTCCCATGAATTTGATTGAGCAGGAAGTTTCTACCCAGCGCTGGATTGATATTCCGGAAGAAGTATTGGAAATCTTAATGCGTTGGAGGCCGGCTCCACTGCGTAGAGCCGTGTATCTGGAGAAATATCTTAAAACACCCGCACATATTTATTATAAAGATGAAAGTGTAAGCCCTCCCGGAAGCCATAAGCCGAATACCGCGGTAGCGCAAGCATGGTATAATAAAAAATTTGGTATAAAAAAGTTAACTACTGAGACAGGTGCTGGCCAATGGGGCAGTGCGCTTGCCTTTGCCTGTAATTTAATCGGGCTTGAATGCAAAATTTACATGGTGCGTATTAGTTTTGACCAGAAGCCATTACGCAAGATTATGATGCAGGTTTGGGGAGGGCAATGTATTGCAAGCCCCAGCAATCAGACAAAAGCAGGAAGAGAAATCCTAAAGAAGACTCCTGATACCCCGGGAAGTTTAGGAATGGCAATAAGCGAGGCAGTAGAAGAAGCAGTAGGAGATGAATCGGGGCAGACAAGGTATTGTTTAGGGAGTGTTTTAAATCATGTATTATTGCATCAGACGATAATCGGCCTTGAAGCAAAAAAACAGTTGAAATTAGCCGGTGAAAAACAAGCTGATGTTGTGATTGGTTGTGTCGGAGGAGGAAGCAACTTTGCAGGCCTTGCCTTCCCATTTGTTCTAGATAAGATTAACGGCGCAAGGATCGAGATTATTCCTACAGAACCAACTGCATGCCCGACTATGACACGCGGGCCTTTTGCGTATGACTATGGTGATGTGGCAGGGTTTACCCCGCTTCTTGCCATGCATACTTTAGGGCATAATTTTGTCCCAGCTCCTATCCATGCGGGCGGGCTTCGTTATCATGGAGTTGCTCCCCTTGTCAGTCAGACGATTGTAGAAGGGTTATGTAAGCCGCGTGCGTATGACCAGATTAAATGCTATGAATCAGCGATACTCTGGGCAAGGACCGAAGGCATGATTTGCGCACCTGAAACAAGCCATGCTATTGCCGGGGCAATTGATGAAGCAATTAAAGCCAAAGAAGAAGGAAAAGAAAAAGTTATTTTATTTAATTATAGCGGGCATGGCCTTATGGATTTACTAGGTTATGATAAGTTTATTTCAGGCCAATTATCAGAATATGCGCTTCCCGATGATGACCTTGAGCGATGCATGGAGGCAATCGGGAAATTTCCTAAGGCAGCGAAAAGAAAAACAGGCAAATGGTAA
- a CDS encoding TIGR02281 family clan AA aspartic protease yields the protein MYKLKLIILVFAMQAFAIVDFVYADILYLKNGRIIEGLVKSEDKNSIELDVYGGLVKFSKSEINKIERSSSKEAVGIRQKWERQAIDYKNKMIKLQFEEEHKPKTVAFTQDTNSILVRVTLNKKVEASLILDTGASVVLLRSSVAKKLGFDLNKIIPDAKVSLADGKQVSAKRIILDKVEAQGVEAKNVEAMVMLGEGVSFPEDGLLGMSFLNKFNFKIDQKSKSLILEKLY from the coding sequence ATGTATAAATTAAAATTAATCATTTTAGTTTTCGCTATGCAGGCATTCGCTATTGTGGATTTTGTTTATGCAGATATCTTGTACCTTAAAAATGGCAGGATTATTGAGGGTTTGGTAAAGAGTGAGGACAAAAATTCAATTGAATTGGATGTTTATGGCGGGTTAGTTAAGTTTTCCAAGAGTGAAATAAATAAAATAGAGAGGTCTTCTTCTAAAGAGGCAGTTGGAATACGCCAGAAATGGGAGAGGCAGGCTATTGATTATAAGAATAAGATGATTAAGCTGCAGTTTGAAGAGGAACATAAGCCGAAAACAGTAGCTTTTACCCAGGATACTAATAGTATCCTGGTGCGGGTGACCTTGAACAAAAAAGTAGAAGCGTCATTAATCCTTGATACAGGGGCTTCGGTTGTTCTTTTAAGGAGCAGCGTTGCCAAGAAATTAGGATTTGATTTAAATAAAATTATTCCTGATGCGAAAGTTTCGCTTGCTGACGGAAAACAAGTAAGCGCTAAGCGCATTATTTTAGATAAAGTAGAAGCTCAGGGAGTGGAAGCTAAGAATGTGGAGGCGATGGTTATGCTGGGAGAGGGAGTTTCTTTCCCGGAAGATGGATTGCTTGGGATGTCTTTTTTAAATAAATTTAATTTTAAAATAGACCAGAAGAGTAAGAGTTTGATTCTTGAGAAGTTATATTAA
- a CDS encoding HAMP domain-containing sensor histidine kinase — protein MAENKQDKVIKEQLVLQELGQNPFQKFNTAFALMSIIPFLVFFWILGAKLFNINVFVGDVGLFLFVSLVVSVTGFAMGYRIIKNILNMIILYAAQKKQSDALKSTFVANVSHELKSPLAIIKINTSAMIDGVLGAVSEPQGKQLRLCSSMIDRMSGLINDLLDVYKIEAGLVELKLQQFDLEALLDKQIKTFELAAANKRIKINTELKDKELTLWVDEARITQVLTNLMSNAVKYTPDDGTITLRAFPTWEFIRFEIMDTANKIPPDKFNTIFDKFQRLDTKKEGTGLGLAITKDIVELHKGKIWVENNTGPGNKFIVILPRDPREKEKKGKKKNK, from the coding sequence ATGGCAGAAAATAAGCAGGATAAAGTAATTAAAGAGCAGTTAGTGCTGCAGGAATTAGGGCAAAACCCTTTTCAAAAATTTAATACAGCCTTTGCTTTGATGAGCATTATCCCTTTTTTGGTCTTTTTCTGGATTTTGGGGGCTAAGCTTTTTAACATCAATGTTTTTGTCGGGGATGTAGGGTTATTTTTATTCGTCTCGCTTGTAGTTTCAGTAACTGGTTTTGCGATGGGGTATAGGATTATAAAAAACATTTTAAATATGATTATTCTATACGCTGCCCAGAAAAAACAAAGCGATGCATTAAAATCCACATTTGTGGCTAATGTTTCTCACGAGTTAAAGAGCCCGCTTGCCATAATTAAAATTAATACTTCGGCGATGATTGACGGAGTGCTAGGCGCAGTAAGCGAGCCTCAGGGTAAACAGCTAAGGCTTTGTAGTAGCATGATTGACCGGATGAGTGGTCTAATTAATGATTTGTTGGATGTTTATAAAATAGAGGCAGGATTGGTTGAATTGAAATTGCAGCAGTTTGATTTGGAAGCGTTATTGGATAAGCAAATTAAGACATTTGAGCTTGCCGCAGCCAATAAGCGCATAAAGATAAATACGGAATTAAAAGATAAAGAATTAACCTTGTGGGTTGATGAAGCGAGAATTACCCAAGTGCTTACAAACCTTATGAGTAATGCGGTTAAATACACCCCTGATGACGGGACGATTACTTTAAGAGCATTTCCTACTTGGGAGTTTATAAGATTTGAGATTATGGATACTGCGAATAAGATTCCTCCGGATAAATTTAATACGATTTTTGATAAATTCCAGAGGCTTGATACAAAGAAAGAAGGCACTGGCCTTGGGCTTGCAATTACCAAAGATATTGTTGAATTGCATAAGGGTAAGATTTGGGTTGAAAATAACACTGGGCCGGGAAATAAATTTATCGTTATCTTACCGCGCGATCCGAGAGAAAAAGAAAAGAAGGGAAAGAAAAAGAATAAATGA
- a CDS encoding NUDIX hydrolase, translated as MLQYGPFVTVDAIIEINGKIVVIERSNPPFGYALPGGFVDYGESLEDAVTREAKEETGLKLLNLKQFHTYSNPYRDPRFHTIGTVFTAKGKGKPKAGDDACGLRLVSPKEIGKLTFAFDHKKIIQDYLKTRKIA; from the coding sequence GTGTTGCAATATGGGCCATTTGTTACGGTGGATGCGATAATTGAAATTAACGGTAAAATTGTTGTTATTGAAAGAAGTAATCCTCCTTTTGGCTATGCGCTTCCCGGAGGATTTGTTGATTATGGCGAGAGCCTTGAAGATGCTGTAACAAGGGAGGCAAAAGAAGAAACCGGGCTTAAGCTGCTAAATTTAAAACAATTCCATACTTATTCTAATCCGTATCGCGACCCGCGATTCCATACAATTGGCACAGTCTTTACCGCAAAAGGAAAAGGAAAGCCTAAAGCAGGGGATGATGCCTGTGGTTTAAGGTTAGTCAGCCCCAAAGAAATCGGGAAACTTACTTTTGCTTTTGATCATAAGAAAATTATTCAGGATTATTTAAAAACTAGAAAAATCGCCTAG